From a region of the Theobroma cacao cultivar B97-61/B2 chromosome 8, Criollo_cocoa_genome_V2, whole genome shotgun sequence genome:
- the LOC18592103 gene encoding blue copper protein: MASSGSGVAMACLVLAMSCMVVPSRQVVFTVGESTGWIPGVDYNAWAKGKNFKVGDRLVFNYPSGHTVDEVFENDYNTCTAGNALSTDNSGSTSIPLLTAGPHYFMCGVVGHCGQGMKLAVNVAAESTPLPSGTPSPATLAASSPSASNSSTDL; encoded by the exons ATGGCAAGCTCAGGGTCAGGGGTGGCAATGGCTTGTCTTGTGCTAGCCATGTCGTGCATGGTCGTGCCGAGCCGGCAGGTAGTTTTCACCGTTGGTGAGTCCACTGGCTGGATTCCTGGTGTTGATTATAATGCATGGGCTAAGGGCAAGAACTTTAAAGTCGGTGATCGCCTTG TGTTCAATTATCCTAGTGGCCATACTGTGGATGAAGTGTTTGAAAATGACTACAACACATGCACTGCGGGCAATGCACTCTCTACAGACAACAGTGGCTCTACCAGCATTCCTCTCCTGACTGCTGGCCCTCATTACTTCATGTGTGGTGTGGTAGGCCATTGTGGGCAAGGCATGAAGCTTGCAGTCAACGTGGCGGCGGAATCAACCCCACTGCCATCTGGGACACCGTCTCCTGCCACCCTTGCTGCTTCCTCCCCGTCTGCTAGTAATTCAAGCACAGACCTTTGA